The genome window cataaattttataaaaatattatatttataatatttgtatattatgttatggtattttcaataatattaagaaaatattatattgcAGTATAAAGACACTGAAAAATAGTGTTTTTCCAATATTATTTGTAATACAATATTAAAACACTACAACTTGATCGATTCATCTTATGGACCAATCcataagaaaagagagaaaaaaaaaaggacaagtGGTTGGGATATTTCAGGTATTAGGCAAATAAAAAGAattttattagaaaattttaaaaataaaagtatttctgaaaacaaaaaaaagtgtttttttcactttttgttcttttaacaacaaaaaaaatgatttactttacaaaagaaaacaattaatgaaaaataaacCCAACATTATTGGAGAATTTCTCGGAGAGAAGGTAATACTTATCTAATTTTTAGTTaccactttctcctttttcaacATCATCTCTCTTAACTCCCCCTTCATCCATTAAATATATGTTACAAGGTTATAAATCATATATACAATgatcatattttaatctaattcaACTGAATACTTAATCACTCCTAATTTAATGTTCGAACATTTATGATGTTTTATTTCTCTATTTTGCTTTCATCCACCTTCTGTCTCTCCAAATTCTTCCCGGCTTGCGGTGGGTAAGCCAAGAAAATGGTGAGCCGGTGAAGGCACTGACGTTGCAGGAGACTAATGTACTTCTTTTGCTGAGATCACTGCGTTGGACTATTCATGGATCTGTGGAGGGTGGGATGTGAGAATCCCAGAAACGAAGGATTGAGATGGGAGAATAGGTTGCACATCTGAATTCTACGCTTACGTACGGACCACTGGTCATAGCAAAACTAATATTTGCTTCTCCCTAATAAAAAAATACGTAtattagtaatatatatatatatatatatccctcttAGCGGGTCGGATTTGAGTAATGAGTTGGGTGAGGGCATAAAATACATTTCGTTTTTAATATAACACGCATGAATTGTTGAtgtattgatttatttatatttatgcagTCAATGATGACGGAATAGTAGAGAGTCAGTCAAATAAGACAAGACACAGGAGAGGAGGACGCTACCTACTCCGCACCACCAACCACCCACGCGCAGCCTCTCTTTCTTACCTACCCACCCTATCTCGTTACCTTCCCCTCCACCACGCCGTCAAATCTAACGGTTTCCGTCGGCCCTacgcctcacacacctcccttataaATTTCCCTCCCATCTTTGACCCTTGCATCTCCATCTCCACCACCCACCCCAGTCACTCTTTCACCGCCTCTATTTCTTCATTGGCCAGCTTGTGCCACCTTCGTCGTAATCGAGATGGATCTGCTCCTGCTCGAGAAGGCCCTGCTGGGCCTCTTCGCGGCGGTGACGCTAGCCATCGTCATGTCCAAGCTCCGCGGCAAGCACTTCAAGCTGCCGCCTGGGCCCCTCCCCGTGCCGGTGTTCGGCAACTGGCTGCAGGTGGGAGACGACCTCAACCACCGGAATCTCACCGCCCTGGCTAAGCGCTTCGGGGATATCCTCCTCCTCCGCATGGGCGTGCGGAATCTGGTGGTGGTCTCCAACCCGGAGCTCGCCCGGGAGGTGCTCCACGCGCAGGGCGTCGAGTTCGGCTCCCGCACCCGCAACGTGGTGTTCGACATCTTCACGGGCAAGGGCCAGGACATGGTGTTCACCGTGTACGGCGATCACTGGCGCAAGATGCGACGGATCATGACCGTCCCATTCTTCACCAACAAGGTGGTGCAGCAGAACCGGCAGGGCTGGGAGGAGGAGGCACGGCAGGTGGTGGAGGACGTGAAGCGGGACCCCAAGGCCGCCACCCAAGGAGTGGTGCTCCGTCGCCGCCTGCAGCTCATGATGTACAACAACATGTATCGCATCATGTTCAACTACCGCTTCCAAGGCATGGACGATCCTCTTTTCAACAAGCTCAGGACCGCCAACGGCGAGCGCAGCCGCCTCGCTCAGAGCTTCGAGTACAACTACGGCGACTTCATCCCCATCTTGAGGCCCTTCCTCAGGGGCTACCTCAAGAAGTGCCAGGAGCTCAAGGACGGACGCCTCAAGCTCTTCGATGACCACTTCGTTGCGGCGAAGAAGTaagcacatatatacatacagaaCCGCGAAGGGTTGGAAGCTAATTGAAACTATGATTGCTAATATAGGAAGACGATGGACCAACTGGGATCGAAGATGGAGCTCAAGTGCGCCATCGATCACATCTTGGATGCCGAGAGGAGGGGGGAGATCAACTACGACAATGTTCTTTACATCGTCGAGAACATCAACGTCGCAGGTACTCCTCACATTCCCCATTTCTTTCTCCACGAAACTGTTGTGCACGAATAAAAGGAACTTGAAGCGGCGGCTTTACCATTAGAGCACGTGATCCTCCTTTGGATCACAGAGAGAGACACAGAAGGGTAGGAATCGGTCATATTCCTGCACACGTGGTCTCACGTGGGGCCATCCATTGCAAAACGAAGCAATTTGCAGGAAGAAATCTTCTTTCCCAGATGGCTTCACGAAAGGGTGAAATTAAATCTAcaaaataatagtaaaaaaaaagaagataaatataTCCTTGAGTTGGATGACATAGTGAAGTATCATGTGGTAGGTGATGAGCATGAGAGATGTTTCTCGTTCGAGATTTGGCTCCTTCGGGAATGAAAACCTTATCATACAGCTTAAATAATAAGCCGTAGGAATTCTATGCTTTAATTGCTTTTTAATCTATTTGATTACTATTTGTACATACGTAAACCTGTATAAAACATAATCCCTCTTAAGAGATGTGGCCCCTCATGCATGGACATTAGCAGACTGACATACCCCTCCTTGAAGCTCGGAGTGAATAaacaattaaattattttttatcgtttctatattatttttgttgattCCGTGCAATTCTTAGTCATCTATGGGCGGATGCAGATGTTCCAATTCCTGCCAGAATAGCTTGTGACTCATACGGGTTTGCCACTTTCTGCTACTGTTTGCTTTGACTAAGGGAGATCTTACAAAACTAGACATGCTATATCTAAACATAGTATGTTGACTTTGTCGTATAAGATCACAGTCATTGGACTAGAAATAATCCTGAGAGAAGGTCGGAATCCCTGTTTAGTAAGGTTGATTGCCAGTGGTGCTGATTACCTACTACCACCAGTTCTCCAATCCCAAGATAGTTCCAGAGAAGAAGTGATGAGATAAATGAGGCAGTTGAAGTGTGACATATCATCTCATCCTCATCGTTGCTTACGGTTGCGACCGGCAACCTACCACCCACTTGATTTAGGTTGGCACCAGCAAATTGACTAGGTTAGCTATCTTTGACAATGGCCGCAGGTGGATGAATTGGAGAGACTTACTCTTCGATGCTTCCTGGTTATGATTCTTGCTTTGGGATTAATTCTTTGAGCGTGTTGTGCAGCCATAGAGACGACGTTGTGGTCGATCGAGTGGGGGGTGGCGGAGTTGGTGAACCACCCCGAGATCCAGCGCAAGCTACGGCAGGAGCTCGACACCGTGCTCGGCCCGGGCGTCCCGATCACGGAGCCGGACCTCCAGAAGCTGCCCTACCTGCAGGCGGTGATCAAGGAGACCCTCCGGCTGCGCATGGCTATTCCCCTCCTCGTCCCCCACATGAACCTCCACGACGCCAAGCTGGGAGGCTTCGACATCCCCGCCGAGAGCAAGATCCTGGTCAACGCCTGGTGGCTCGCCAACAACCCCGCCCACTGGAAGAACCCCGAGGAGTTCCGCCCCGAGCGGTTCCTGGAGGAGGAGGCCAAGGTGGAGGCCAACGGCAACGACTTCCGGTATCTGCCCTTCGGCGTCGGCCGCCGGAGC of Musa acuminata AAA Group cultivar baxijiao chromosome BXJ1-7, Cavendish_Baxijiao_AAA, whole genome shotgun sequence contains these proteins:
- the LOC135679125 gene encoding trans-cinnamate 4-monooxygenase-like, with protein sequence MDLLLLEKALLGLFAAVTLAIVMSKLRGKHFKLPPGPLPVPVFGNWLQVGDDLNHRNLTALAKRFGDILLLRMGVRNLVVVSNPELAREVLHAQGVEFGSRTRNVVFDIFTGKGQDMVFTVYGDHWRKMRRIMTVPFFTNKVVQQNRQGWEEEARQVVEDVKRDPKAATQGVVLRRRLQLMMYNNMYRIMFNYRFQGMDDPLFNKLRTANGERSRLAQSFEYNYGDFIPILRPFLRGYLKKCQELKDGRLKLFDDHFVAAKKKTMDQLGSKMELKCAIDHILDAERRGEINYDNVLYIVENINVAAIETTLWSIEWGVAELVNHPEIQRKLRQELDTVLGPGVPITEPDLQKLPYLQAVIKETLRLRMAIPLLVPHMNLHDAKLGGFDIPAESKILVNAWWLANNPAHWKNPEEFRPERFLEEEAKVEANGNDFRYLPFGVGRRSCPGIILALPILGITLGSLVQSFELLPPPGANKVDTTEKGGQFSLHILKHSTIVCKPRA